In Planococcus versutus, the DNA window GAATACTTTGGATGGCGTTACCTTTTTATTGTGGTCATTCCATTTGCGTTGTTTTCCATCGCGTTTGCTTATAAGTATTTAGTAAACGTCTCAGAAGTAACAAAACCCAAAATTGACGTGTTGTCGCTAGTGTTTTCAACTATTGGGTTTGGGTCACTGGTTTACGGCTTTAGTTCTGTCGGATCAAGCGATAACGGATTTTTAAGTATGCCTGTTTTACTAACGATCAGTACGGGCTTGTTAGGAATTGCATTGTTTACTCTCCGGCAATTTAAACTAAAAGACCCTGTCATGGACTTACGTGTGTTTAAATACCCCATGTTTACACACGGCGTGTTGTTATTTTTAATCATTATTATGGTCATGTTTGCTTCTGAAATCATTTTGCCGATTTACATGCAAGGCCCGTTAGCATTAACGGCCGCTACGGCGGGACTTATTTTATTGCCAGGAGCTTTATTGAACGGATTAATGTCGCCAATAATGGGTGCGGTTTTCGATAAATACGGACCCAAAGTATTAATGATTCCCGCGACACTTGTATTAAGTGCAACGATGTTTGTGTTGAGCCGTTTGACAATTGACACCTCTCTATGGATTATTGTGGTTAGCTATATCGTATTAATGTTGGCCATTTCAGCTATTATGATGCCTGCTGAAACAAACGGATTAAACCAATTGCCAAAACGACTTTATCCGCATGGCACAGCCGTCATGACGACGTTGCAACCGGTAGCAGGTGCCATTGGTGTATCGTTGTTCTTGAGCATACTCAATGCGAGACAACTAAAGATTTTGCAACAATCTGCGACTCCCACAGATGCAGCCACCATCAATGCCGCCATGGTTGCAGGAGTTGAACTCGTGTACTTTATCGCTTTTGTGCTATCCATTGGCGCGGTGTTTTTGTCCTTTATGGCGTACCGTGCGGTTCCCAAAGAATTAGATGAGCCCCCAATAAAAGAAAAGGAATGCTAGCAATCATCTTGTTCTACTGGTTTTATGTCTTTAGTAGATCCGGATAATCTTAAGTTGAAGTAGTAAACGTAAAAGTTTCGTTTGCATGCGCCAACAACCCATAAGTTAAACAAAAAACAAGAGCGGGAAAAATTCTCCGCTCTTGTTTTTATATTAAAACACGTTACGATACCGAATCTGAATGGTTCTTTTGTTTATCCTTAGCCACAAGTTGGCGATGCCCGGTTAAGCCGAAAAATGCGAACATGCCAATGACTGACGTACCAAATAAAATCGTGCCCATCGGTATGGCTGAAATTTCATTAATGCCAACTAGTGGTGAAACGGCTGAACCAATCACCAGTGGCAACATCCCCACTACCGCACTAGCGCTTCCAGCTCGGTGTCCTTGTCCTTTCATCGCAAGTGTAAACGAACTCGTAAAAATCATGCCAATCGCAATCATGTAAATAAAAATTGAAATCACAAGTGATGCGAGCGGTCCTTCAATAATCGTCATGAGCAATAACACAAATGTGGCACTCACTGCAACGACTACCGCTCCTTGTAACAATCGGTGCTCTGACACAATGTCACCAAACTTGCCAATGATAACACTACCGAGAATCATCGCGATGCCATTAATGCCAAACAACACACTAAAGGTTTGCGGAGAAACACCATAAATGTCTTGATACACAAAAGGCGTTCCAGCAACATATGCAAAACTGCCACCATGAATGAGCCCAACGACTAAGGCATAGCCAATAAACGGACGTTCTTTAAACAAACTGCCCATCGTGCGAATCGAATGACCAATGGAACTGGGTACGCGTTGTTCAGGTGATAAGGTTTCCGGTAGACGTAGTGTAACAACTACTACCATGACAACACCCAGCAAACCAAGAAAATAAAAAATTGTTTCCCAACCGGCAAATGGCAAAGTCAAAATCGCGCCACCTGCAATAGGAGCAGCCATAGGAGCAACTGCATTAATGACCATTAACAATGCAAAAAATTTAGTCATTTCACGGCCTGTGAACACATCACTGACTACCGCTTTTGATAAAACCACTCCACCAGATGCGGTAAACCCTTGTACAAAACGAGCGGCAATCAGCAACTCAATGTTCGGTGCCAAAGCACACAATATAGACGCCAACGCAAATAAAATCACTGAGACAATGAGCGGTTTGCGTCTGCCTATAGCGTCACTAAAAGGACCCACAACAATTTGCCCAGCAGCGAGTCCTATTAAACACGCAGTCAAACTAAGCTGAACAAATGACACATGCGCATCGAGCTCGTTGGCGATGGCTGGAAACGCCGGCAAATACATATCGATATTCAACGGGGCTAGTATGCCAAGCATGCTCAAGATCAATGCCAGACCAATTCGCTTTCTTCCTTTTGGGTTTTGCAACATATCTTGAAAGCACCTTTCAGTTCTATATAAATTCTTTATTAACTATACAATATTCTGGTGAAAGGTGTAGGACTTTTCTAAAGTTATCCAAAAGCTTCTCTCTTTTCAATTGCAACACCTACCAAGTTTAAACATGCCAACAACTATTTTTACCAGTGGTTTTTTACTGTTTTTTTGTTGATTGCTGTGTTTGATTTAATAAATTGTTCCTTAAGTAGATTACTACATTTATAATATAATACACTCTATTCTTCTTTTTAAACTTGTTGCATAGCCCATGCATTGCCTTGAATGAAAAAACCGTGTGTGGTCTTTTTAGAACTGCTCTATAAGCTTTCTTTCTTTAAAATATAACGTTTCAATGGTATATTGGCTCACTGTTATTCCCATTATGTTTTTAGTCGTTTTACTTATGAACGTAGTTATTGGTTATTACTTCCTAAAAGTTCGTGATAAAAGTTATTGGGTTGCTTCTACTGTCATGAGTTTTGTGGGCA includes these proteins:
- a CDS encoding Bcr/CflA family efflux MFS transporter; this encodes MLQNPKGRKRIGLALILSMLGILAPLNIDMYLPAFPAIANELDAHVSFVQLSLTACLIGLAAGQIVVGPFSDAIGRRKPLIVSVILFALASILCALAPNIELLIAARFVQGFTASGGVVLSKAVVSDVFTGREMTKFFALLMVINAVAPMAAPIAGGAILTLPFAGWETIFYFLGLLGVVMVVVVTLRLPETLSPEQRVPSSIGHSIRTMGSLFKERPFIGYALVVGLIHGGSFAYVAGTPFVYQDIYGVSPQTFSVLFGINGIAMILGSVIIGKFGDIVSEHRLLQGAVVVAVSATFVLLLMTIIEGPLASLVISIFIYMIAIGMIFTSSFTLAMKGQGHRAGSASAVVGMLPLVIGSAVSPLVGINEISAIPMGTILFGTSVIGMFAFFGLTGHRQLVAKDKQKNHSDSVS
- a CDS encoding MDR family MFS transporter, whose amino-acid sequence is MEYKQQETKYEYAADNPNINVFPIMLSLIIGAFFAILNETLLNIALVTLTEEFSITLPTVQWMVTGFLLVMAVIIPVSALLLQWFTTRQLFLATMSIFTMGTIVSASAPTFSILLVGRLIQAVGTGLLIPVVFNVVLLIYPPHKRGKVMGIVGLVIMFAPSIGPTLSGVIVEYFGWRYLFIVVIPFALFSIAFAYKYLVNVSEVTKPKIDVLSLVFSTIGFGSLVYGFSSVGSSDNGFLSMPVLLTISTGLLGIALFTLRQFKLKDPVMDLRVFKYPMFTHGVLLFLIIIMVMFASEIILPIYMQGPLALTAATAGLILLPGALLNGLMSPIMGAVFDKYGPKVLMIPATLVLSATMFVLSRLTIDTSLWIIVVSYIVLMLAISAIMMPAETNGLNQLPKRLYPHGTAVMTTLQPVAGAIGVSLFLSILNARQLKILQQSATPTDAATINAAMVAGVELVYFIAFVLSIGAVFLSFMAYRAVPKELDEPPIKEKEC